The Terrirubrum flagellatum nucleotide sequence GCGGCATCATGAGCGCCAGATCGACAACGCCCCGCGCCATCTGCGCGTCCAACTGCTGTACGTCCAGATTGCGCAGCGCTACACGAACTTCGGGCGCTCGCGTCCGGAGTTGCACGACGAGCGGCATAACAATCGCCATCTGCAGGTAATCTGTGCAAGCGATAGCGACGGTCAGCTTGGCTTTAGTCGGGTCGAAGTTCCGATGAGAAGCGACCGTAGCTCGAACCTGGTCAAGGGCCTGGCGCAATGGATCGAGCAACTCAATTGCCTTGGCGGTCGGCGTCATTCCTCGCTGTGCAGGAATTAGCAGCGGGTCATCGAACTCATGTCTGAGACGATTCAGTTGGGCGCTCACCGCCGGCTGGCTCAGGCTTAGGCGAGCGGCCGCCTTCGTCACATTCTGCTCCACAAGCAACGTCTCAAGCGTGACGAGCAGGTTGAGGTCCAGACGTTTGATATCCATTGAATGGATAGTAGCCGAACATTTTTGTGATTTCAAATATAGCTCGGAGTTGTCGAGACTTCTCGGCCTCGCACCGAGCGACAACCGCTCACAATCTCAGGATCGGGAGAAACAGCATGAGCCAAGCCGATACTTCCAAGCCCTTGATCACGGTCGTCGGAGCATCAAGTAAACAAGGCCGAAGCGTCGCCGCGGCGTTGCTTGATAGCGGGCGCTACCGGGTCCGCGCCTTGACTCGGCGCCGCGATAGCAAGCCGGCACAAATCCTCGCGCAGAGGGGCGCCGAAGTCGTGGCGGCGCCCCTTGAACTCGGCGCGCAGGCCGAGCTAACCGCAGCCATGAGCGGCTCGGTCGGCGCGTTCTTGATGACGCCGCCCATCGTCAAGGTTCCGCCGGCGGAACTTGAACTCACCCTCGGCAAGGAATTGGCCAACGCGGCGGTCGCCGCTGGCGTCGAACATGTGGTTTTTAGCGGGCTCGAAAACGTCGAGGCGCGCACCAACGGCGCCAAGTGGGCGCCGCACTTCACCGACAAGGCGAAGGTGGAAGACTACATTCGGGGCTTACCCATTCGCAGTTCGTTCGTGTACCTCGCGTTCTACTACACCAACTTCATGGAATACTATGTGCCGCAGCGCGTGGAGGACGGCATCAAGTTTGCCATATACTTGCCGCCGCACATCCCCATGCCGTTCTGCGATCCACTCACTGCGGCCGGGCCGGCTGTGCGCGAGATTTTCGATCACCCCACGCAATACGACGGCAGAACGCTGCCCGTGATCGGCGAGTTTCTTTCGGCGCAAGATATGGTGGACACGTTTGCGCGCGTCACCGGGCAGCGGTCGTGCTACGTCTCCGCCTACTCGCGCGAAGATCTGTTGCGCCATTTTCCCGGCTTTACCGCCAACGAGCATCTCGTGCGCGAGCTGGTGGGCATGGTGGAATACGCCGTCGAGTATGGCTACTATGCCCCCGAGCGCGATCTGACGTGGAGTCGGAAAATTGATCCGCACGCGTTGACTTGGGAGCAGTTTCTCGATCGCAGCAACTGGAAAGGCGATCTACTGTCCTATAACGCCACTCCTGAAGACAAGCTTCTGTCGGTGTGATGGTCGCGCGATTTCCAGCATGTAGAGCGGACTGCAGCGGATAGCGAGCGCAGAACTGTCTGAGCCGATATCGAGCGGCGAGAGACGCTGCTTTCTCGCTGGCGGCCAGTTGGTCGGCCCGCCGGCGCGTTCCTTGCCCTGCATACAGTCGCGTGACAGCATCATTTCGTGGCGCGGGTCAAAGCCTGCATCAGCCATCGTCAATCAGAAACTCTGGAGATGATCGTGCCTGATCCATCCGTGCAGCAATCTCCGACGCCGTTCAAGGTCGCCGTTCCGCAAGCTACGATTGACCGTATCCTCAATCGCGTGCGGGACGCGCAATTCCCGGACCGGCTCGACGGCAACGATTGGCGATACGGGGCTGACTGGGATTACATGAAGGCGCTCGCCGACTACTGGGCGACGGAGTACGACTGGCGCAAAGCGGAAACAAATCTGAACCGGCATCCGCAATTCACCGCGCGTGTGAACGATTACGATATCCATTTTTACCACGTCAAAGGACGTGGACCGAAGCCGATGCCGCTTATCCTGACCCATGGGTGGCCAGGATCAGTGTTCGAGTTTCTGGAAGCAATCGGCCCGCTGAGCGACCCGGCAAGCTACGGCGGTTCGCCGGAAGATGCATTCGACGTCGTTGCGCCATCGCTGCCGGGATATGGCTTTTCATCCAAGCCGAAAGGCAAGCCCGTCGGCCCCGCGACAACAGCCGCCCTCTGGAATCATCTCATGACGGGCGTGCTCGGATACGCAAAATATGGCGCGCAGGGCGGCGACTTGGCCAACGGCGTCCAGGTTCAACTCGGCCGCACCTACCCCCACTCGCTTGTGGGCCTGCATTTCAACGGGATATCCATCAGCGCCGCACCATTGCCTCCCGAGGCCGAACAGACACCCGAAGAGCGCGCTTACGCGCGAGCGCTGGCCGCCCATCGACTGACGGAGCTGGATTACAATGGTGAACAACGCAACAAGCCGCAGACGGTGGCGCTTGCGCTCAGCGATAGTCCCATTGGGGTCGCGGCGTGGATTGTCGAAAAACTCAAAGCCTGGAGCGATTCGCCAGCGTTGGAGCCGGTGTTCACGAAGGAACAGGTGATCACGAACGTGATGATCTATCTTGTGACCAACACCATCGGCACAGCGGCCTGGTTTTATCGAGGGCTAAACGAAGATTTCGGAGCTGCTGAAGGCAGAGTCGCCGTTCCCACCGGCTTTGTCTCCTCGCCGCACGAAATGACGCTCCTCAATCCGCCAAGAAGTGCGCTGGAGCGAAATTTCAATCTGGTTCACTACACCAAGATGTCGCGTGGCGGCCATTTCGCGTTCTGGGAGCAGCCCGAAGCGATGGTCGAGGACGTGCGGCAATTCTTCAGAAAGCTGCGCGCTTAGAGTGTTTCCCGTTTGCGATGATTCAAGGTTTCGTCATCGCCGCGCTTGTCACCGCAAGCCGGATTTATCCGACTTGCGGCATTCAACTATGCGGAACTCGGGCAAGCCCGAGTCCCGACGCCACCCACGTCTTCATTTCTTTCAAAGACGTGGATGCGCGGAACAAGTCCGCGCATGACGGCCTCTTTCGTGAATACACCAAAACGGGAAATGCTATAGAGCAACGTGCTGAAAGGCGCGAGTGTCATCCCGGGACGCGCGCAGCGCGGGCCCGGGACCCATTGAGCCGCTGCACAATTGCTTGGGTTCCGGGTTCTTCGCTTCGCGAAGCCCCGGAATGACGGTGGAAATATTTGCAGCTAATCTCATCATGTATTTACAAGACTTCAACCGAGCGCCGCTGCGATCGCGCCTTTCGCGGCGCGCAGCGCCGCCAGCGTCTCGTTCTTTCCGCGAAGGAGATTGGTGCGGGCGAAGCCCTTGAGATCATCGGGCAGGCCCGCAATATCCTCCGCGACAGACAACGCGGGAACCGGCGGCAAGGTCAGTGCGGCGTCCTGATGGAAGCGGCCGCCGCGCGCATAGTTCAACGGCACCAACGCCCGCGACAGAGCGATCAGCGCATCATTCGCCGCGCGCGGCGCGATCGCCTTCGCGTCAATCTTTGCGTGCAGCTTTGCGACGTCGGCGGCGACATCCCCGATCGCTTTCACGACATCGGAGAGGTCCACGCCCGTACTGAGCGCGGCGTAGCTCTCGATCGCCGCGCGAATTTCGGCCGCGCCATCGCGCCAGTCGAGCGGCAGAATTTCCGCGTTGGCGAAGGTCGTCGCGGCTTCGAGATAGAGCGCGATATCCTTCTCCAGCACGCCCTTGTCGCAGATGTCGATGCGGTCATCTTCAGTGTGCCAAGCGATGTTGCCGCCGCAGCCGCCGACGTGATGCCAGCCGCGCTGATCGACAAGCTCCTTCGGCATCATCGAGGACGCCATGAACGCGCCGGAGACGCCGAGATTGTAGAAGGAATAATCGCTGGAGCGATTCGGGCGTTTCGCTTTCGGCGTCTGTCCCGTGACGCGCTCGACGATGGCGGTGACGGCCTTCACGGCCTCCGGCATCATGGTGATGTTCTCGTAGCTCGTGGCGTCCTTGCAGCCGGGGCTGTCGCAATTCATCTGGAAGACGCAACGGTCAAGGAGATCGAAAGCGTGCGCGTCGAGATACCAGGAGCTGCCGCCATAGCGGCCGGTGGAATGCGCCGGCCACCAGGCGAGGCGCACCGAACGACGCAATTCGCTGCGCTTCTCCCAGAGCACGCGCGCGATCTCGAGCATGCAGGCGTTGCCAGTGCCGTTGTCGCCGACGCCCTCCTTCCAGCTGTCGTAATGGCCGTGCAGGAACACGAAGCGATCGGGCTCGATGGCGCCGGGAATGTCGACGACGGGCAGGTTCTGCGGAAACCAGCCGACCTCCAGCTCCGAAAACAGCGTCGCCGTCTTGCCGGCCTTCGCGGCGGCGATCAGCGGAACGCCATCCTCGCGATTGACCGCGACCGAGGGGATCTTCGGCAGCCGCGACACATCCTCCATCTCGGGCGTGCCCCAGATCGTCGAAGCCGTGCCCCAATGGATGCGATGGCCGGGATTGACCGCGATGACGCCAAGCGCGCCAAGCGCCTCCATTTCGGACAGCACCATGGGCAGGCTGATGCCTTCGGTGACGATGATCTTGCCGGCGACATCGATAGCCGGCGGCGCGCCATATCGCGCATATTCGCGCTTCGACGAGGGCACATAGGTCAGGGGCGCGGTGAGCCCGTGAGGCGCTGGTTTGGAGAAGGCGGGCGGCTTCGCGAACAGGCGCTTGCCGTCGAGCTCGACCGCGGCCGACTTCGGCAAGCTCAGGAACAGCCGCGGCTGATGCATCATCACGGGCAGGCCCCTCGCCCGCAGCCGCTCGGCGATCATCTCGGCCCCGCGATTGACCTCCTCCGGGGCCTCGCGAGGCTGGCGCTCATAAGCTTCCACCAGCTCCCATGCGAAGCCGCCATCGATGGCCTTCAGGAAAGACTCATGTTTCATGGCGAGACCTTGAGGATTGGAGTTGCGTTTCAGTGAGTGAAGCATAGTTTTACCGGAAGCTGAAAGCCTCCGTTGAAGGTCTGTTCTGCGCAATGCGGATGACAGGCGTTCCGACGAAGGCTAAGCCGGGCGAAGGAAAGGATGGCGCATGGCCTATACGATCACGGCGGTGGACCGGGCGCTCGCCCTCCTCGAAGCGCTGGCGGAAAAGCCCGGCATCGGCGTCACCGAGATCGCGAACCTCACGGGCAACACCAAAAGCCTCGTATTCCGCCTGATCTATACGCTGGAGAAGCGCGGCTACGTCATCAAGGACGCGGCGACGCGCACCTACACGCTCGGCTATCGCCCGCTCTATCTCGCCGCCAACGCCCATGACCAGCTCGCCGTGCTGCGCGCGGCCGACCCGTTTCTCGATGTGCTGGCCTCGCGCTGCGACGATAATGTGAACCTGATCGTGCGCGACGGGCTCAACAGCGTCTGCGTCGCGGTGCGCGAGGCGCTGCCGCCGACCGCGCTCTACGCCAAGGTCGGACGGCGCGGGCCGCTGCATGTCGGCGGCGGTCCCAAGATCATGCTCGCCAACGCCCCAAAGGAAATCATCGACGCGGTGCTCGAAGGTCCGCTTGAGCGTTTCACCGACGCGACCGTCACCGATCCCGACGCCGTGCGGCGCAAGCTCGACGAGATCCGCGCATCCGGCGTCAATGAGAGTCATGGCGATCTCGATCCCGAGGCCTTCTCGTTCGCAGCGGCCATTCAGGACGCGTCAGGCGAAGTCGTCGCTTCGGTGACGATCGCCGGCCTGCATGCGACGCTGACCGAGGAAAAGGCGCAGACCTATCGCCGCCTCGTGCGCGACACGGCGCAGCGCATCTCCGCCGCCATGGGCCAGCGGCCGAAGCTGCGCGCAATCGTCTAAGCAAATCACGCGCGGCGCTTCACCTCAACGCCATTCTTCACGACAAGGCGATGCCGCTCCGCCAGCGCGGCGTTCGCGATATCCTTCACGGGATCGCCGTCGACGACGAGCAGATCGGCGAAGCAGCCCTCGGCGATGCGGCCGCGATCGGGCATGCGCATCAGTTCGGCCGCGGCTGACGTTCCCGCAATCAGCGCGTCTTTCGCGGTCATCCCGCTTTCGACCATCAGCGCCAGCTCATAAGCGCTCAGGCGGTGATAATTGTATTGGGTGCCGCCATCGGTTCCCATCGCGATCTTGCCGCCGGCGTCATAGAACGCCTTGAAATTCTTGCGCCGCGCTTCGCGTGATTTCTGCGTCTTCTCGATGATGAATTGCGGGATCGAACCGCCCTCCGCGTTCTTCTCGGTCCAGTGGCTGACTGAAAGCGTCGGCACGAGAAACACGCCGCGCTTGATCATTTCCTCGATGCATTCGGCGTCGATGAAGGCGCCGTGCTCGATCGACGTAATCCCCGCCCTCACCGCGTTGAGCACGCCGCCGCGGCCATGGGCGTGCGCCGCCGTCGGTTTGCCCTGGCGCTGCGCCTCGGCGCAGGCGGCGTTGATCTCGGCCTCGGTGAACTGGCTTGCGCCGGGATCGGAATTCGCCGACGACATGCCGCCGGTCGCCATCAACTTGATGAGGTCGGCGCCGGCGCGGATCTGCTCGCGCACCGCCTTCACGATCTCATCGACGCCATCGGCCTGCCGGCCGATCCTGTAGGCGTGGCCGCCGGTGATGCAGATGATGTGGCCCGAGCACTGGATCGTCGGGCCAACGAAATCGCCGCGCGCAATGGCGTCGCGCACCTGCATCTCGATGAAGTTCTTGCCGCCGACATCGCGCAGCGACGTCACGCCGCCCATCAACGCATCCTGCGCATGTTTCAGCGCGCCAAAGGCCAGCGCGACCGGCGGCAGGGTTTCGAGCGGCCCGAGCTGATCGGGACCGCCGGTCAGCATGATGTGCGTATGCGCGTCGATCACTCCGGGCATGAGGGTCGCGCCCGACGTGTCGACGACGCGATCGGAGAAACCGTCGAATTCCGTCAGAGGCGCGACGCGCGCGATGCGCACGCCCTCGACCATCACGCCATGGCTTTCGCGGCTTTCCGCGCCGTCGAATACGAGTCCGCCGCGATAAAGGGTTCGCATGGTTTCCTCCCGGAGCAACGCGCGGAAAAGCGGGAACCGGCTTTCCGCGAGAACGTTGCGACAAAAATCAAAGCGGCGCTTTGCGCGCCTATTGCTTGTTGACGAGATGGCAGGCGACGCGATGGCCGGCCGCCGCCTGCAGGAGAAGCGGATCATCGGTCGTGCAGCGCGCGATCGCGATCGGGCAGCGATCATGGAAACGGCAGCCGCTCGGCGGCCTCTTCGCATCGGGCACGTTGCCCTTGATCGGCAGCGCGCCGCGATCCTGATCGACGCGCGGCACAGGAACGGCCGCGATCAACGCTTTGGTGTAGGGATGCTGCGGGCGCAGCACGATCTCTTCGGTCGGCCCGTCCTCGACGATGCGGCCGAGATACATCACGAGCGTCCGCTTCGCGACATACCGCACCAGCGCGAGGTCGTGGGAGATATAGATCGCGCTCAGGCCCGCGGCCTGCTGCACGTCGCGCATCAGATTGAGAATGCCGGCGCGCACGCTAACGTCGAGCATCGAGACCGGCTCGTCCGCCACGATGAAACGCGGCCCCAGCATCAAGGCGCGCGCGAGCACGACGCGCTGGAGTTGGCCGCCAGACAACTGGTGCGGATATTTCGGCAGCACTTCCTTCACGCGCGGCAGACGCGCCTGCGACAGCGCCGCGGCGATGCGGTCGGCGTGCTCGGCTTTTGGAATGTCGAAATTGAGCAATGGTTCGGTGAGCGACTGCTCCATCGTCATGCGCGGATTGAGCGCGTCGAACGGATTCTGGAAGACGAGCTGCGCCTGACGGCGAAACTCCTTCAGCGCCGCGCCTTTAAGCCGTGAGATCGGCGCGTTGTCGATCGCGATCGCGCCAGATGTCGGCTCCTCGAGTTTCAGAAGCAATCGGCCCGTGGTGGTCTTGCCGCAGCCGGACTCGCCAAGCAGCCCGAGGCTCTCATGCTCGTCGACCTCGAAGGACACGCCGTCTAGCGCGCGCACGGCGGGATGCTCGCCGCGCGCCATCTCCGCGAAGGAGCGTGACGTCGGATAATGCTTCTTGAGATCGTTGACAGCGATCAGGCGGCCCATCGCGCGGGGTCCCTCGCTTGTTCGCGCAGCATGGGCGCATCCGCGACGCGCAGGCACGCGGCGGCGTGTCCAGGGGCGTCAGTTTCCAGCGCCGGCGACGTCTCGCGACAGCGCGGCTCGACAAAGGGGCAGCGCGGCGCGAAGCGGCATCCCTTCGGCGGATCGCGCAGATCGGGCGGCGCGCCCGCGATCGGCACGAGCGTGCTCGCGGCGCGGCCGAGATCGGGAAAGGCGTTCGTCAGCCCCATGGTGTAGGGATGCTGCGGCCGCTCCAGCACATCGACCGCCTTGCCTGACTCGATCACCTGCCCGGCATACATCACCACGACGCGGTCGCAGACATAGGCGACGACGCTGATGTCATGGGTTACGAGGATTACCGACAGGTTGAGCCTACGCTGCAGGCTTTTCAGCGTGTCGAGAACCTGGCGCTGCACGATCACGTCGAGCGCGGTGACGGGTTCGTCGGCTATCAGAAGCGCGGGATCGAGCGCCAGCGCCAGCGCGATGCCGACGCGCTGGCGCATGCCGCCGGAGAATTGATGGGGATAATCGTGCTGCCGCGACGGATTGAGGCCGACCATCTCGAACAGTTCGGCGATGCGCGGCGCGACATCCGCCTTGCGATAGCCGCCGCGATAGACAAGCACCTCGCCAATCTGCTGGCCGACGCGATAGACGGGATCGAGCGCATTCATGGCGCTCTGCGGCACGAACGCCATGCGCTTCCACAAGAGATCGCGCATCTTCGATGGCGGCGCGCCGGCGATCTCCTCGCCTTCAAAACGGATCGAGCCGCCGGATACGCGCGCGCTGCGCGCCATCACGCCGGTCACGGCGCGCGCGAGCGTGGTCTTGCCGCAGCCGGATTCGCCGACGAGGCCGACGATCTCGCCCGCGGGCACGTCGAACGTGCCGCGCTCGACCGCGCGCACAGCGCCAGCCGGCGTCTGGTAATCGACCTTGAGATTATCGACGGCAAGCAGCACGCCATTCAGTCCTTGAGCTTCGGGAACAGAAGCTCCTCATAGCCGCGGCTGATGAAGAAGCCGGCGACGACGACAAGCACGATGCAAAGGCCCGGCGGCACGAACCAGTTGTAGCTGCCGCGCGAAAGCGCCTGCGAGCCATAGGCGTCCTGCAGCATGTAGCCCCACGACACCTTGTCGGACGGACCGAAGCCGAGAAAGCTGACGGACGCTTCCGTCAGGATCGCCCAACCGATCGCGATCGAGCCGTACAGGAACGACAGCGGCAGGATGTTCGGCGCGACATGGACGAAGAGAATGCGCCATGTCGAGGAGCCCGAGACGCGCGCCGCTTCGACGAACGCCCTTTCCCGCACGATGAGCACCTGGGCGCGGATGACGCGCGCTGTGTTGGGCCAGAGCAGCAGCGCGATCGACATCACGATTGGCCAGGTCGACGGCCCCATAAAGCTCGACATGACGATGACGAAGGGCAGGAAGGGAATGCCGAGCGCGACGTCGGCGAACCGCATCAGCACGCTGCCGATCCAGCCGCCGAAATAGCCGGAGACGAGGCCAATCAGCGTGCCGATGGCGACCACCACGATCGCGGCCGTCACGCCGACGACAAGCGCGGCGCGGGCGCCGACGAGAAGCTGGGAAAAGATGTCGCGGCCGAGATTGGTGGTGCCAAGCGGATTGGACCAGCTCGGCGACGCGTTCGCGAGCAGGGTCCCGTCGTCGTTGAACAGGATCTCAAGCGGATCATGCGGGCGGACCACATCGGCGAGCAGAGCCGTCAACACGAAGACGATATAGATCACGAGGCCGGCGATGGCGAAGAAATCGCCCTGCGGCAGGCGCAAAAAACGCATCAGCGCCGCAAGCGGCCTCCCCCTGCGCGGCGCCTCCACGGCGCGTTCGGCCGGCGCGTCAGCGACGTGCGCCATGGCTGATCCTGGGATCGAGGAGCGCGTAGAGAAGATCGGCGACGAAATTCATGCCGACGAGAACAATTGCGATCAGGAGAAACGCGCCCTGCGCGACGGGATAATCGCTCGCCGCCACAGACGCCACCAGCAGCTTGCCGAGACCCGGCCAGGAAAACACGCTCTCCACCACCACATTCGCGCCGATCGACTGGCCGATGCCGATCGCGAATGCAGTCACCACAGGCAGCAGCGCGTTGCGGGCGGCGTGCTTCAGCACAATCACCCATTCCGGCAGGCCCTTCATGCGCGCCATCATGACGAAATCCTCATGCATCACGTCGAGCATGTTCGAGCGCATCAGCAGCAGCGGCAGCCCCTGCAAATAGAGCGCCAGAGTCAGCGCGGGCAGCGTGAGGTGATGCAGGAAGTCCAACGAGAACAAGCGGGACCATTCGCTCGTATAGGCCGCGCCGGCTTCATTCGCGCCGCCGGACGGAAACCAGCCGAGGCCGAAACCAAGCGTCGCGAGAAGGACCATGCCGAGCCAGAATTCCGGCGCCGCGCGAAGAGCGAGAACGGTCGGCACGACGAACGCCTCGGCGCGACTGCCGCGGTTCCAGGCAAGCCACGCCCCAACCAGCACGCCGAAGATATAGGCGATGATGATCGAGGTCAGCGTCAGCACGATCGTGTTCGGCAGAACCTCCAGAAGCAGGTCGATCACCGGTTTGCGATGATGGAAGGATTCGCCGAACTCGCCATGCGCGGCGTTCGTAATGAACAGGATATATTGTTTGAACAGCGACTGATCGAGGCCAAACGCGGCGCGGAGCTGGCGCTGCTGCTCCTCGGTGAAGGTCGTATCGATATAGGCGGCGGTCGGATCTCCCGGCATGAGCCGGAAGATCAGGAACAGGATCGTCGCCACGATCCAGAGAACAAAGACCATCTGCGCAAAGCGCGACAGCAAGGCTTTCACGCCGGCGCGCTCCGCTTCACAATCTCTTCTCCAACGCCCCGCGACAACATCAGTTCGGCGTCAGCGTTTCCTTGACGCCGGCGGGATAATGCAGCTTGCCGCCGACCACGCGATAACCCGCGTCTTGCAGCAGTTTCTTCGCTTCGTCGAGGCTCGGCTTGAAAGGCTCGGGCTTGTACCAGGCCGCGAGCGCCGAGGAGACATGCGATGTCGCCGGCACGGCGAAACCGTTCCACGCCGCCTGCGCCATCAGGTTCTTGTTGATGGAGAGCTCCAGCGCCTTGCGGAACTTGATGTCGTCGAAGGGCGGACGGCGCAGATTGGGCGCCACGAAACGGAAGCCCATATCGACGGTCGACGCGACCTCGACCGCCTTGTTCTGCTTGGCGATGTCTTCCAGCAGCTTGGGGTCGCCGCGATAGTCGGAGAGGAAATTGACCTCGCCGCGACGCAGCATGCCGAGAGCGGCTTCCGTGTTGGTGACGATGCGCATGATCCAGCGATCCGCCTTGGGCGCCGACCAGTGCTGCGCGTTCTTTTCGAGAACGATCTCTTCCTGCAGCTTGAAGCGCGACACCTTGAAGGGGCCGGAGCCGATCGGCTGCTGCTCCTGCTGCTGCTCGGCCGTCTGCGGCGTGCCCGCGAGCTTCTGCAGGATCGGCTCCCACACATGCTTCGGCACAAGATTGATCTTGGACAATGTCGCCGTCAGGAACGAAGAATTCGCCTCCTTCAGCGTGAAGCGAACCGTGTCGTCGCCCGATTTCTCGACCTTCGCGATGTTCGCGACAAAAGGCTTGTACATCGGCGATTTGTCGCCGGCCGGCGCTTCAAAGGAGAAGATCACATCATCAAGCGTGACCGGCTTGCCGTCATGCCACACCATGCCCTTGCGCACCTTGACGTCGAGCGTCGTCGGATTGACCCAGGTCGCGCTTTCCGCAGCCCATGGCTTCGGCAGGCCGTCCGGACCCACGCGCATCAGGCGATCCCAGACGAGATCGGTCACCCAGCTATCGATCGCGCCGGAGACATAAAGC carries:
- a CDS encoding ABC transporter substrate-binding protein, with product MSAKKSETSGAGAMLDRRRLLMTGTAAFLISAAGVHSVVAQQAGDPIRKLVLVTAAQAADPQEFQAAQLVAQEWRKLGLDVEVRGMPRPQLSDLVWFSRDKWDTTMWRMVGRPERSDPDEVVYSLFHSANREKGYNFVGYNNPTYDKVAEDQRRELDLPKRKALINQAQDIIVRDQPYLFLVYPKNVAAYLSNVWKKESVVDQSGIGIRNFWTFVGLDPVGTQKDIVCNATEAMVALNPLYVSGAIDSWVTDLVWDRLMRVGPDGLPKPWAAESATWVNPTTLDVKVRKGMVWHDGKPVTLDDVIFSFEAPAGDKSPMYKPFVANIAKVEKSGDDTVRFTLKEANSSFLTATLSKINLVPKHVWEPILQKLAGTPQTAEQQQEQQPIGSGPFKVSRFKLQEEIVLEKNAQHWSAPKADRWIMRIVTNTEAALGMLRRGEVNFLSDYRGDPKLLEDIAKQNKAVEVASTVDMGFRFVAPNLRRPPFDDIKFRKALELSINKNLMAQAAWNGFAVPATSHVSSALAAWYKPEPFKPSLDEAKKLLQDAGYRVVGGKLHYPAGVKETLTPN